The following coding sequences are from one Streptomyces sp. NBC_01232 window:
- a CDS encoding SWIM zinc finger family protein: MTRTAHTFAYARPSSLTAADAGQALNLETASGLTPTGADAHPQFFAGFLSAPQAAARALLAVADVAAARYYQRTLRASLDPVVTGNGDRLRFESFSGCCGVYARLDVLPDGLRGADTGHGTTNVDVNNPLREALSRLSGDDPLHLRVGPDAMAVTTLDGPVVEKKVPLPERWLRGFAESQAVTTGFDLRAELGAAETARFLRSLPRTATGGGAAGGALWVVPAGRTLRPTTRPVPGAVCLPGPERLAAFQRVLRHATGLRVYGPAPDGAGPTASAWEVGLPGMRLTLTLSPEAGRGFSGEGGVLEALATDAAAEDAELISVLLAWEPRIDPADLAGQSGLPVDRVRAALTRLGTAGRVGYDVAEAAYFHRELPYDARRAERHNPRLVAARALLAAGAVTLEHPGTAVVASGERRYQVRESGGALSCTCQWWADYRGRRGPCKHALATRMALRAAHPTTTPAPSGAAR; this comes from the coding sequence ATGACGCGGACCGCACACACCTTCGCCTACGCACGCCCCTCCTCCCTGACCGCCGCAGACGCGGGCCAGGCCCTCAACCTGGAGACGGCGTCAGGCCTGACCCCGACCGGCGCCGATGCCCACCCCCAGTTCTTCGCCGGGTTCCTGAGCGCACCTCAGGCGGCCGCACGGGCCCTGCTCGCCGTCGCGGACGTGGCCGCGGCCCGCTACTACCAGCGCACCCTGCGCGCCTCCCTCGACCCGGTGGTCACCGGCAACGGCGACCGGCTGCGCTTCGAGTCGTTCTCCGGCTGCTGCGGGGTGTACGCCCGGCTCGACGTGCTGCCCGACGGCCTGCGCGGCGCCGACACGGGCCACGGCACGACCAACGTCGACGTCAACAACCCGCTGCGCGAGGCACTGTCCCGGCTCAGCGGTGACGACCCGCTGCACCTGCGCGTCGGCCCCGACGCCATGGCGGTGACCACCCTGGACGGACCTGTCGTCGAGAAGAAGGTCCCGCTCCCCGAGCGCTGGCTGCGCGGCTTCGCCGAATCCCAGGCCGTCACCACCGGCTTCGACCTGCGGGCCGAACTCGGCGCCGCCGAAACGGCCCGCTTCCTGCGCTCCCTGCCGCGCACCGCGACGGGCGGCGGGGCCGCCGGCGGCGCCCTGTGGGTGGTTCCCGCGGGCCGCACACTGCGCCCCACGACCCGGCCGGTGCCCGGCGCGGTCTGCCTGCCCGGCCCCGAACGGCTCGCCGCCTTCCAACGGGTGCTGCGCCACGCGACCGGCCTGCGCGTGTACGGCCCCGCACCGGACGGCGCGGGCCCCACCGCCTCCGCGTGGGAAGTGGGCCTGCCCGGGATGCGCCTCACCCTGACCCTGTCACCGGAGGCCGGCCGCGGGTTCTCCGGTGAGGGCGGTGTCCTGGAGGCCCTCGCCACCGACGCGGCCGCCGAGGACGCCGAACTGATCTCGGTCCTGCTCGCCTGGGAACCCCGTATCGATCCGGCCGACCTCGCCGGCCAGTCGGGGCTGCCCGTGGACCGCGTACGGGCGGCCCTCACCCGCCTGGGCACCGCCGGCCGGGTCGGCTACGACGTCGCCGAAGCCGCGTACTTCCACCGCGAACTGCCCTACGACGCCCGGCGCGCCGAGCGCCACAACCCGCGGCTGGTCGCCGCCCGCGCCCTGCTGGCGGCGGGCGCGGTCACCCTGGAGCACCCCGGCACCGCCGTGGTGGCTTCCGGCGAACGCCGCTACCAGGTCCGCGAGTCGGGTGGCGCACTCAGCTGCACCTGTCAGTGGTGGGCCGACTACCGGGGCCGCCGCGGCCCCTGCAAGCACGCACTCGCCACCCGCATGGCCCTGCGGGCCGCCCACCCCACCACCACCCCCGCCCCGTCCGGAGCCGCACGATGA
- a CDS encoding DUF4328 domain-containing protein, translating to MPATPATPPAPPPAQGPYAVPDARGGRLRAPVGLATALTVLFALVIASDACTLYADWNLHSLMERMLADSAAVSDAELDRGTRLTGLVGTVHGNAVIVTGIVFIIWFHRVRTNAEAFAPGADKLKTGWAIGAWFIPFANLWLPYRIAVTTWGSSTPSAADGGYRRFPLTLVNLWWGLFVLSKLLGWYGGRAYSSAESAEAVRDAALTMLAGDAFDLVAAVLAVLFVRRLTAMQHARAAQGPAAAAVQGGL from the coding sequence CAACTCCGGCCACTCCACCGGCCCCGCCCCCGGCACAGGGCCCGTACGCCGTGCCCGACGCGAGGGGCGGACGGCTGCGCGCGCCCGTGGGCCTGGCCACCGCGCTGACCGTGCTCTTCGCGCTGGTCATCGCCTCCGACGCCTGCACCCTGTACGCCGACTGGAACCTCCACTCGCTCATGGAACGGATGCTGGCCGATTCCGCCGCGGTGAGCGACGCCGAGCTGGACCGCGGCACCAGGCTGACCGGCCTCGTCGGCACGGTCCACGGCAATGCCGTGATCGTGACGGGCATCGTCTTCATCATCTGGTTCCACCGGGTGCGCACGAACGCCGAGGCCTTCGCCCCGGGTGCGGACAAACTCAAGACGGGCTGGGCCATCGGCGCCTGGTTCATCCCGTTCGCCAACCTCTGGCTCCCGTACCGGATCGCCGTCACCACCTGGGGGTCGAGCACGCCCTCCGCAGCCGACGGAGGCTACCGCCGCTTCCCGTTGACCCTGGTCAACCTCTGGTGGGGCCTCTTCGTGCTGTCCAAGCTCCTGGGGTGGTACGGCGGCCGGGCCTACAGCAGTGCCGAGAGCGCCGAGGCCGTGCGCGACGCAGCCCTGACGATGCTGGCCGGTGACGCCTTCGACCTCGTGGCCGCCGTCCTCGCCGTACTGTTCGTCCGCAGACTGACGGCCATGCAGCACGCCAGGGCCGCACAGGGACCCGCCGCCGCAGCGGTCCAGGGAGGACTCTGA